Proteins found in one Ptychodera flava strain L36383 chromosome 16, AS_Pfla_20210202, whole genome shotgun sequence genomic segment:
- the LOC139152640 gene encoding uncharacterized protein produces the protein MKDVDTSRRESDQRGSADEVEKSSRVRQLHFSDSGSAKVWKEKKEGDIAAELRGLKDEKMATCDQRKEMERPVAEAEPVGTNRRSTCNVCHRRGHKSTGNKNNEGCLVGEACRGYIFCGRQDKHKNDYFARLRKLKEQENKLTKAITEKENELQQIRDFESRSEGGFTLAIMPRLQTAFPEKYNLRSVQGKIALQRDISVLRKAYNNKVQQIPTEMSPRDDRREFSRVMEEQLKSTVKTSSFCETTESRAKIYDLLTKCSPVKTPTNIRPTRHSHDLSIEEATAPTMQKKYTMKTARHDYDSSDGDDSTEETVVHRGNYKIPKKEVDRRCRQRNAAGAPYTDFPATFPFYPYMFSPPQNYLPPQVRHGQYQQGHPFMQLQRGYINPYAPYPGLTVPNIPDELHPDSYLHGFRQSPIRHDDGAPGVSRTTFSDGSQAIKSSVSIGELYHAPAGRIGNAALYRSENMGTQNQPLIDNQAVAGQITQGNVAAMPSATHDNAVAMPSTVSCQGNAAASVSTHGNAAAMPTVSTHGNAAPVPNVSGHGTAAAMPNVSGQGNAAAMPNLSGQGNAAAMHVPEARHVALPPSDVESVNRCEIIDRGIESNMNALLEAANILSSQ, from the exons ATGAAAGATGTTGACACTTCGAGGCGCGAGAGCGACCAGCGGGGTTCTGCCGACGAAGTAGAGAAAAGTTCCCGCGTAAGACAACTGCATTTCAGTGATTCTGGAAGTGCTAAggtttggaaagaaaaaaaggaagGAGACATTGCTGCTGAATTGCGTGGTCTTAAAGATGAAAAGATGGCAACTTGTGATCAAAGAAAGGAAATGGAAAGACCCGTTGCTGAGGCCGAACCAGTCGGAACAAACAGAAGGAGCACGTGCAATGTTTGCCATCGTCGAGGCCATAAATCTACaggaaataaaaacaatgaaggTTGTTTGGTTGGAGAAGCTTGTAGAGGTTACATATTTTGCGGAAGGCAAGACAAGCAtaagaacgattattttgctAGACTTAGGAAACTAAAAGAGCAAGAAAACAAACTGACCAAAGCCATTACCGAAAAAGAGAACGAACTGCAACAAATTAGAGACTTTGAGAGCAGATCGGAGGGCGGATTTACCCTTGCTATAATGCCAAGGCTGCAGACAGCCTTTCCCGAGAAGTACAATCTTCGGTCAGTGCAGGGAAAAATAGCCCTGCAACGTGACATCAGTGTCTTACGTAAAGCTTACAACAATAAGGTTCAGCAAATTCCAACCGAAATGAGCCCTAGAGATGATCGACGGGAATTCAGCCGTGTCATGGAGGAGCAACTGAAATCAACTGTGAAGACGAGCAGCTTCTGTGAAACAACCGAAAGTCGTGCAAAAATTTACGATCTCCTAACCAAGT GCTCCCCGGTGAAGACCCCGACAAATATTAGGCCTACTCGTCATAGTCACGACCTTTCAATTGAAGAAGCTACCGCTCCTACGATGCAAAAGAAATATACCATGAAAACGGCTCGTCACGACTATGATAGCTCTGATGGAGACGATTCGACCGAAGAAACTGTTGTTCACCGTGGAAATTATAAAATTCCGAAGAAAGAGGTGGATCGTCGATGTCGACAAAGGAATGCCGCGGGCGCTCCATATACCGATTTTCCTGCGACATTTCCATTTTATCCTTACATGTTTTCACCTCCGCAAAACTACCTTCCACCTCAAGTTAGACATGGTCAGTATCAGCAAGGCCATCCCTTCATGCAACTGCAACGTGGTTACATCAATCCCTATGCACCATATCCGGGACTAACTGTTCCAAATATTCCAGATGAATTGCACCCTGATTCATACTTACACGGATTTCGCCAGTCTCCGATCCGACATGATGATGGTGCGCCAGGAGTCAGCCGCACTACATTTTCCGATGGTTCGCAGGCTATAAAATCGTCTGTGTCGATTGGTGAACTTTACCATGCACCAGCTGGTCGGATTGGGAATGCGGCATTGTATCGAAGTGAAAACATGGGAACACAAAATCAACCTTTGATTGATAATCAAgcagttgcaggccaaattacTCAGGGAAATGTTGCCGCCATGCCTTCCGCTACCCATGATAATGCAGTAGCTATGCCCTCTACTGTATCCTGTCAGGGAAATGCAGCCGCTAGCGTATCTACCCATGGAAATGCAGCTGCTATGCCTACCGTATCGACCCATGGAAATGCAGCCCCTGTGCCTAACGTCTCCGGTCATGGAACTGCAGCCGCTATGCCTAACGTCTCCGGTCAGGGAAATGCAGCCGCTATGCCTAACCTCTCCGGTCAGGGAAATGCAGCCGCAATGCATGTCCCAGAAGCTAGACATGTAGCTCTTCCACCGTCCGATGTAGAGTCTGTTAACAGGTGTGAAATCATTGACCGCGGTATCGAATCAAACATGAACGCTTTGCTGGAGGCAGCCAATATTCTCTCATCGCAGTAG